The following are encoded in a window of Primulina eburnea isolate SZY01 chromosome 4, ASM2296580v1, whole genome shotgun sequence genomic DNA:
- the LOC140831110 gene encoding glycosyltransferase family protein 64 C3 isoform X2, which yields MGIVTLPFLLAAIIFFPLPLLVISLRTYPNSQTPPCKKPDPKSLRSDRLTVVINGYSEHRIPLLQSIAAAYSVAPQVAGVVILWCNPSTSSRTLSRLSQNVSAFVHRSPSSSLNSRFYPWEIINTRAVLICDDDIMPATTSVSFAFTVWESDPDRIVGFFARSHAYDIASRSWIYTMERDKYSIILTKLMILDIKYLEKYSCSEEYAAARQIVDKRNNCEDILMNFVVADEIGRGPLMVGAKGGGIRDHGDSRNEDVSGGVAEVGLSSRRREHRKRRGECIREFHRILGRMPLKYSYGKVVDDVGEQGLCVKAGKVVLCDQQQDFRYT from the coding sequence ATGGGAATTGTAACTCTACCCTTCTTACTAGCCGCAATTATCTTCTTCCCTCTGCCCCTTTTGGTCATTTCCCTTCGAACATACCCGAATTCCCAGACTCCGCCCTGCAAGAAGCCCGACCCGAAATCACTCAGATCCGACCGACTGACTGTGGTAATCAACGGCTACTCGGAGCACCGTATTCCATTGCTCCAATCTATCGCCGCAGCCTACTCCGTTGCGCCACAAGTCGCCGGTGTAGTCATCCTCTGGTGCAACCCTTCCACCTCCTCCAGAACCCTCTCCCGCCTATCTCAAAACGTCTCCGCCTTTGTCCACCGGTCGCCGTCGTCCAGTCTAAATTCCAGATTCTACCCCTGGGAAATCATCAATACCCGAGCCGTCCTCATCTGCGACGATGACATCATGCCCGCCACGACCTCCGTGTCCTTCGCGTTCACCGTCTGGGAATCGGATCCGGATCGGATCGTCGGATTTTTCGCCAGATCGCACGCTTACGACATAGCATCGAGATCCTGGATCTACACCATGGAGAGGGATAAGTACTCGATAATCCTCACCAAATTAATGATCCTCGACATCAAATACCTCGAGAAATACTCGTGCAGTGAAGAATACGCCGCTGCCAGACAAATAGTGGATAAAAGAAATAATTGCGAGGATATCTTGATGAATTTTGTCGTGGCTGATGAAATTGGAAGGGGCCCATTAATGGTGGGGGCTAAAGGAGGCGGAATTAGAGATCATGGAGACTCAAGAAACGAGGACGTATCGGGTGGAGTGGCAGAAGTGGGGTTGAGTAGCAGAAGAAGGGAGCATAGAAAGAGGAGAGGGGAGTGTATAAGGGAATTTCATAGGATATTGGGAAGGATGCCATTGAAATACAGCTATGGTAAGGTGGTGGATGATGTTGGAGAACAGGGGTTGTGCGTGAAGGCGGGGAAGGTGGTTCTCTGTGATCAACAGCAAGATTTCAG
- the LOC140831110 gene encoding glycosyltransferase family protein 64 C3 isoform X1: protein MGIVTLPFLLAAIIFFPLPLLVISLRTYPNSQTPPCKKPDPKSLRSDRLTVVINGYSEHRIPLLQSIAAAYSVAPQVAGVVILWCNPSTSSRTLSRLSQNVSAFVHRSPSSSLNSRFYPWEIINTRAVLICDDDIMPATTSVSFAFTVWESDPDRIVGFFARSHAYDIASRSWIYTMERDKYSIILTKLMILDIKYLEKYSCSEEYAAARQIVDKRNNCEDILMNFVVADEIGRGPLMVGAKGGGIRDHGDSRNEDVSGGVAEVGLSSRRREHRKRRGECIREFHRILGRMPLKYSYGKVVDDVGEQGLCVKAGKVVLCDQQQDFRTA from the coding sequence ATGGGAATTGTAACTCTACCCTTCTTACTAGCCGCAATTATCTTCTTCCCTCTGCCCCTTTTGGTCATTTCCCTTCGAACATACCCGAATTCCCAGACTCCGCCCTGCAAGAAGCCCGACCCGAAATCACTCAGATCCGACCGACTGACTGTGGTAATCAACGGCTACTCGGAGCACCGTATTCCATTGCTCCAATCTATCGCCGCAGCCTACTCCGTTGCGCCACAAGTCGCCGGTGTAGTCATCCTCTGGTGCAACCCTTCCACCTCCTCCAGAACCCTCTCCCGCCTATCTCAAAACGTCTCCGCCTTTGTCCACCGGTCGCCGTCGTCCAGTCTAAATTCCAGATTCTACCCCTGGGAAATCATCAATACCCGAGCCGTCCTCATCTGCGACGATGACATCATGCCCGCCACGACCTCCGTGTCCTTCGCGTTCACCGTCTGGGAATCGGATCCGGATCGGATCGTCGGATTTTTCGCCAGATCGCACGCTTACGACATAGCATCGAGATCCTGGATCTACACCATGGAGAGGGATAAGTACTCGATAATCCTCACCAAATTAATGATCCTCGACATCAAATACCTCGAGAAATACTCGTGCAGTGAAGAATACGCCGCTGCCAGACAAATAGTGGATAAAAGAAATAATTGCGAGGATATCTTGATGAATTTTGTCGTGGCTGATGAAATTGGAAGGGGCCCATTAATGGTGGGGGCTAAAGGAGGCGGAATTAGAGATCATGGAGACTCAAGAAACGAGGACGTATCGGGTGGAGTGGCAGAAGTGGGGTTGAGTAGCAGAAGAAGGGAGCATAGAAAGAGGAGAGGGGAGTGTATAAGGGAATTTCATAGGATATTGGGAAGGATGCCATTGAAATACAGCTATGGTAAGGTGGTGGATGATGTTGGAGAACAGGGGTTGTGCGTGAAGGCGGGGAAGGTGGTTCTCTGTGATCAACAGCAAGATTTCAG